Genomic window (Saccharomyces cerevisiae S288C chromosome X, complete sequence):
TGAACaattatttcaaaagatggttaattcatttttcccgaagatcttcaaaaaatggaaagatGTGGACACCCACCATACTATCACTATAGCCTTCGCTATATCAATGGACTTGTCTGATACATCATTCAAGGACTTAACACCCGGCgaatctttgaaaaattcacaGGATTATTTTAGGATAGTTGTAGATCAAGTCAGTATTATCCATTGGGTTGATATTATGGAAACATTAAGAGAAGAATTTATGGAAATCAGAAAAGATTTATTAAACAAGCAAACGGATAAGGGTTACAGTGTAGCGAATGGAAGATTTTCACCTGTAATCAAGTCGAATTTTCTCGAATTGGTCAATTTTGCCACGACAATTTTAACGGATCCTTTCAAGCAATTAGATCTTCGACACACTACAACGCACGTCATGATTATTTCACCAGGGTCTGGATTATTTGACGTTGATTATAGTTTATTAAGGCtaacaggaaaaaaactacTCTCTCTTGAAATGACGATGGATTTAATATgtctttcaaaagctcCATTGCACATAGTTCCACTTTTTAGGTACCGAGACTTTGAGAACAAGCTTCATCATTGTGTACCGCTTTGGTTAAgtgttttcttttggaatGATCATGACAAAAAGAGTAACTCAGAATGGACTCCAAGATGTAAAATTTATGACTTACAAATGATGGGGATTACTGAAAATGAGTTAATTCGGGAAGTGGATGTTGAATATTTACAGCTGAACAAGAAAGTCAAATCACTATCCGAGTTTATGAATGATTACGACAAAAATGCCTTCGAggtgaaaattttatgcGCTGGCTCTAATACGAAACAATCTAAGAAATTAAATTCAAAGTTTGATACCGTCTTCGAGAATGATGTTGTTGTGAAGGCAAGGAAAATCCCggcaacagcaacaacaacacaCGGTAACACAAAATTCATATGGAGAGGTCCAAAAGTTGCTCTCCCAGCCATTAAGGATATTCAAAAACCAAACGTAATACCAGATCtatcaataaaaacaatagaGGCCTCTTTTTATGATGATTGTAATACTacaaatgataaaattagCACTCCCACCACTTCTAACAATGACAATCTCGAAATGAATGACTCATTGGTCTCTGTGAGATCTGCTGATAACCAAAACACATCTTTGGCGCTGGATTCGCTCAAAGGACTAAGCAAAAGGAACtcattgaaagattttacTCAAAGAGtaattacaaaatttatttcGAACATAGACacaagtaaaaataaaaaaataaagtcaACATTACTCAGAGATGATGTGGATAACTCACCTTTAGGTTCAAATACACCACTACCATCTTCTGAAAGTAAAATAAGTGGCCTGAAATTACAACAAAAAGGCCTGGCAGATGAAAACGTTATCAGTAAACGTGgaaatttgataataaagaaaaacctATCCATTTTTGGGCTACCTAGTAATGAAATCATGAGTGGTTCACCCTCCTCATATTTAGGCTCATCACATACCAGAACATCCTCTAAACTTTCTAATATGTCAGACAAGGCTGCTTTCATTACAGAAGGgcaaaaatcaaaacatGATGACTCGAACACTTATAGCCTCACACAGCAATTGAAACATCGTATAAGTGAAACTTGGGTGGATATTAAAAGTCCTTCCATTCCGGTAAGTAGTGAATTTGCCAACGAATTATTGCCTATACGTTGGAAAGATGTATGGCCAAAATATGTGGCCAGAAAATATAGTAAATGGAGGTCTTTTACAACCCCAGCAGAGTTACCAATCACAATTTCTGATTTTCCATCCAAGGATGATTTTGATAGGaacttcatcttcagaAATCACTCAGTGACTTTAAACACAGATCAAGAACAATATAATCAGACATACAAAGACTTACTTCGTGATATGATTTATATGCGACTGTTAACTGGTTTTCAAATCTGCGTGGGCCGACAAGtagaaaaaatagaacTTTCTAGGGAAAGTGGTGAAAGTGAAACTGTAGTCAACAAGTATTTAGATTTCAATCAAAATGATGCGTTCAAACTTTATCTAATGATCGACTCTGAAATACACAGAATAACATGCTCGTCAAGTGGAATTATTGATGTGGAGAGGTATTTGAGAAAAGATGAAGCAAACTTGTTTGATCAGGTTCCTAGTTATATTCCGTTGGTTAAAACGAGATACGAGAGCTCATTTCGTGATGCTATGATTGACCCACTTCATGTTAAAAGAGAATCTTTGAACTGGAATCAAATTGATCAGGTTCTAGCAGGTTATGGCGATAACTTAATAGATAGGAAATGGCACGGATTTCGAGCTAAATATGTGGTGTTACCAACAGATATCCCTCCCAACACATATTCTATGGTTATCAATGGTAAAAGCGAAACTTTAAACCCAGAAGAAATCAGAGTCGAGGGTTTGAGAAGATTAATTGGCTCAATAACGAGGTCAAGACTAAGAacagagaaagaaaaaaaaggaagaaaaactaA
Coding sequences:
- the IML1 gene encoding GTPase-activating protein IML1 (GTPase-activating protein (GAP) subunit of the Iml1p/SEACIT complex; SEACIT (Iml1p-Npr2p-Npr3p) is required for non-nitrogen-starvation (NNS)-induced autophagy, and is a subcomplex of the SEA, a coatomer-related complex that associates with the vacuole; Iml1p functions as a GAP for the Rag family GTPase Gtr1p (EGOC subunit) in SEACIT, resulting in the inhibition of TORC1 signaling in response to amino acid deprivation; role in the oxidative stress response), which codes for MFAKLHGKKQRPISSINSQTPRTSNTTHANSISLSSGNLIVGSNRNLRQKKEQFGSQQRASGRKLISNKENDDNVNNGGDNNYDNGERVHRHHIPGLKIKAYQAELGYHESRFSENLVMLNLVEFPDIKPGDLVELKTYHKNPSASNGDKKIYFIAKDFDGETKRRAKTSNVSILSGQLQTLLDLPSRSRIWIKLKPNKFDLQADVVEFNIKDCLLNRGDMWVLSSKLVDTCVFMDQRLAFLDSIRGTIKGIYRNGKKIVSGYIGEQTRIIFRSESARLIFLIQITDEMWNFEETGEQLFQKMVNSFFPKIFKKWKDVDTHHTITIAFAISMDLSDTSFKDLTPGESLKNSQDYFRIVVDQVSIIHWVDIMETLREEFMEIRKDLLNKQTDKGYSVANGRFSPVIKSNFLELVNFATTILTDPFKQLDLRHTTTHVMIISPGSGLFDVDYSLLRLTGKKLLSLEMTMDLICLSKAPLHIVPLFRYRDFENKLHHCVPLWLSVFFWNDHDKKSNSEWTPRCKIYDLQMMGITENELIREVDVEYLQLNKKVKSLSEFMNDYDKNAFEVKILCAGSNTKQSKKLNSKFDTVFENDVVVKARKIPATATTTHGNTKFIWRGPKVALPAIKDIQKPNVIPDLSIKTIEASFYDDCNTTNDKISTPTTSNNDNLEMNDSLVSVRSADNQNTSLALDSLKGLSKRNSLKDFTQRVITKFISNIDTSKNKKIKSTLLRDDVDNSPLGSNTPLPSSESKISGLKLQQKGLADENVISKRGNLIIKKNLSIFGLPSNEIMSGSPSSYLGSSHTRTSSKLSNMSDKAAFITEGQKSKHDDSNTYSLTQQLKHRISETWVDIKSPSIPVSSEFANELLPIRWKDVWPKYVARKYSKWRSFTTPAELPITISDFPSKDDFDRNFIFRNHSVTLNTDQEQYNQTYKDLLRDMIYMRLLTGFQICVGRQVEKIELSRESGESETVVNKYLDFNQNDAFKLYLMIDSEIHRITCSSSGIIDVERYLRKDEANLFDQVPSYIPLVKTRYESSFRDAMIDPLHVKRESLNWNQIDQVLAGYGDNLIDRKWHGFRAKYVVLPTDIPPNTYSMVINGKSETLNPEEIRVEGLRRLIGSITRSRLRTEKEKKGRKTKREEIQPEVMFYTGPLYNFINEQQTSLESSAINFKDSIFVNDNNLLNRNVELSKLAYQIQRGEDRITLVNRKWHWKKHEKCFVGSEMVNWLIRNFSDIDTREDAIKYGQKVMKEGLFVHVLNKHNFLDGHYFYQFSPEYVMDTNKLEKTNSHRSTLSDPKQMLRKASTGSSNDPSAMTPFSSVVPAISASNASVADAKEPSRPILMLSNSLVIDVDPAGKSSKQESCTVHYDRVHNPDHCFHIRLEWLTTTPKLIDDLVGNWSRLCERYGLKMIEIPWEELCTIPSVNPFHSFVEIKLAINPWEDPEFKDRELFAKSKFYYHVYLLKASGFLLDNRASKFLQNQDIEFDIMYSWGKPQFKYVQYIHHTGAYVAELRENGCLFLAPNNIYISRVNPGNIIGKIHSASSSSLDAQKVILNFKSTCLDYQKLRSIFLDAKEMWITGKIVED